One region of Gopherus evgoodei ecotype Sinaloan lineage chromosome 16, rGopEvg1_v1.p, whole genome shotgun sequence genomic DNA includes:
- the TOR2A gene encoding prosalusin produces the protein MGGGSVPLRLLLLLGAAGSATPWDLRALRCSFSAACECDFRPDVRGLECDLALNLVGQHFVRQLVVKGVREFLQNHDPIKPLVMSFHGWTGTGKTYVSSMLVRYLFRDGVRSPYVHQFSPIVHFPHAEQIEQYKENLKSWIQGNLTNCGRSVFLFDEMDKMHPGLIDVIIPFLGPSWVVYGTNYRKAIFIFISNGGGEQINRMALDLWYARKDREEISLQDLASAVSEAVFENPNNGFWKSGIIEEHLIDLLVPFLPLKQHHVKQCVVNELTQQGLTVQQDIIQAVADSIPYFPDEERVFSSTGCKTVASRVTFFS, from the exons ATGGGGGGCGGCTCCGTGCCGCtccggctcctgctgctgctgggggccgCGGGCTCGGCCACCCCCTGGGACCTGCGCGCCCTGCGCTGCAGCTTCTCGGCCGCCTGCGAGTGCGACTTCCGGCCCGACGTGCGCG GTCTGGAGTGTGACTTGGCTCTGAACCTGGTTGGGCAGCACTTCGTGAGGCAATTGGTGGTGAAAGGTGTGAGggagtttttacaaaatcatGATCCTATCAAACCTCTGGTGATGTCCTTCCATGGCTGGACTGGCACAGGCAAAACCTACGTGAGCTCCATGCTGGTCCGCTACTTGTTCCGAGATGGTGTCCGCAGTCCGTATGTCCACCAGTTCTCCCCAATAGTGCACTTTCCCCATGCTGAACAGATCGAGCAGTACAAG GAAAATCTGAAGAGTTGGATCCAGGGGAATTTGACAAACTGTGGCCGATCAGTGTTTCTCTTTGATGAGATGGATAAGATGCACCCAGGTCTGATCGATGTGATTATACCATTCCTTGGACCCTCCTGGGTTGTGTATGGAACCAACTACAGAAAAGCTATCTTCATTTTCATAAG CAATGGAGGAGGTGAGCAAATTAATCGAATGGCACTGGATCTCTGGTATGCCCGCAAGGACCGGGAAGAGATCAGTCTGCAAGATCTGGCATCTGCAGTTTCCGAAGCTgtgtttgaaaatcccaata ATGGGTTTTGGAAATCTGGAATCATCGAGGAGCACCTCATTGATCTCCTTGTGCCCTTTCTCCCACTGAAGCAACACCACGTGAAGCAGTGTGTGGTGAATGAACTCACCCAGCAAGGCTTAACAGTACAGCAGGACATCATTCAGGCAGTTGCTGACAGCATCCCCTACTTCCCAGATGAGGAGAGAGTGTTCTCATCAACAGGCTGCAAAACGGTGGCCTCTCGCGTCACCTTCTTCTCCTAA
- the TTC16 gene encoding tetratricopeptide repeat protein 16 isoform X2, which produces MEPSHSGPTPLVPSCLDTACLATRDTSTGMEAAALQEEPGQSKVGLEMKTETKGLFPTAVSKENLRERSLRQIFGSSQTLRDLKDPSGVKSPTAIVQNRILEHCQRGKEFFSQGEWEKAVICYSKAINLNPQQVEFYVQKAEAFLQLCDFQSAVLNLRKAYSLSSAKEEYVERMAFIIYLQGQCLFDQEVYWDALESFTRASELQPDNSLYRRRSIACLAALNRYHDCFRLVNEELDQDSKNPDLYILRAKLHEHFSRATLCYQDVQEAIALEPRHEEAQLLMQRLLKRAQKAKNQAMNKALKGNLKDALLKITFAIENSPFDAGYLIFRGTLHRRVKDFNSAIDDYIKATELCEEEGAVAMEVQRQLLLTYNDFAVHCYTQGFFEEAVLLLNKALKGEKNEKGLYVNRGDCLFRLGELTFALADYQQALELSPMDFSLRRRVGMLLDELGLQEHKQRKYQRAVHCFSGAIKSNPRLPHYYLHRAKSRLFLQDEMSAKEDVIIALLLDPENDAVLPVVTSLFPGQTIQDIISSKIAEVAKTILERKLQAYPYSSSPAKLKWPPGAVEDEPKEPGAQSEDPERALQDSESVISPCATEHELYKQIAISRRTVSKVSEPVLEEKR; this is translated from the exons ATGGAACCTTCTCACTCTGGGCCCACCCCCTTGGTCCCCAGCTGCCTGGATACCGCCTGCCTAGCAACGAGGGACACCAGCACTGGGATGGAGGCCGCGGCCCTGCAGGAGGAGCCTGGGCAGAGCAAA GTAGGACTGGAGATGAAGACAGAGACTAAAGGACTGTTCCCGACTGCTGTGTCCAAAGAGAATCTCCGGGAGAGATCCCTGCGACAGATCTTTGGGTCCAGCCAGACTTTGCGAGACCTCAAGGACCCCAGCGGAGTGAAGTCCCCAACAGCGATTGTGCAGAACAGGATACTGGAGCA CTGTCAGAGAGGGAAGGAGTTCTTCTCCCAAGGCGAGTGGGAGAAAGCTGTCATTTGTTATTCTAAAGCCATTAACCTGAACCCCCAACAG GTGGAGTTCTATGTACAGAAGGCAGAAGCCTTTCTCCAGCTTTGTGATTTCCAGTCTGCTGTGCTGAACCTCAGAAAGGCGTATTCCTTATCCTCTGCAAAGGAAGAATATGTAGAGCGCATGGCCTTCATTATTTACCTGCAG GGCCAATGTCTGTTTGACCAAGAGGTCTATTGGGACGCTTTGGAATCCTTCACTCGAGCctcagagctgcagcctgacaaCTCACTCTATCGCAGGAGGAG CATTGCCTGTCTCGCAGCCCTGAACAGATACCATGACTGTTTTCGGCTCGTCAATGAAGAGCTAGATCAAGACTCAAAGAACCCAGATCTGTACATCCTGAGAGCCAAGCTGCATGAGCACTTCAGTCGG GCTACCCTGTGTTACCAGGACGTCCAGGAGGCCATTGCTCTAGAGCCACGGCACGAAGAAGCTCAGCTTCTAATGCAGAGGCTGCTGAAACGAGCACAGAAAGCCAAGAACCAGGCTATGAATAAGGCCCTGAAGGGAAACCTGAAGGATGCCCTGCTCAAAATCACCTTTGCCATCGAGAACAGCCCCTTTGATGCAGGGTACTTAATCTTCAG AGGGACTCTACACAGAAGGGTCAAAGACTTCAACTCAGCCATTGATGATTACATCAAGGCCACAGAACTCTGTGAAGAAGAGGGAGCTGTGGCCATGGAGGTGCAACGGCAGCTCCTGCTCACGTACAATGACTTTGCAGTGCACTGCTATACTCAGGGCTTCTTCGAagaggctgtgctgctcctcAACAAAGCCCTGAAAGGGGAGAAGAATGAGAAGGGACTCTATGTCAACAGAGGAG ACTGCCTCTTCAGACTGGGAGAGCTAACCTTTGCCTTGGCCGATTATCAGCAAGCGCTGGAATTGAGTCCAATGGACTTTAGTTTGCGAAGACGCGTTGGTATGTTGCTGGATGAACTAGGATTGCAGGAGCACAAGCAGAG AAAGTACCAGCGGGCAGTACACTGTTTCTCTGGTGCTATCAAGAGCAACCCTCGCCTGCCACACTATTACCTGCACCGGGCCAAGAGCCGCCTGTTCCTGCAGGATGAGATGAGTGCTAAGGAGGATGTGATCATAGCTCTGTTGCTGGACCCTGAAAATGATGCG GTCCTACCTGTTGTAACCAGCCTCTTTCCAGGACAGACCATCCAGGATATTATTAGCAGCAAGATTGCAGAGGTTGCCAAAACAATCTTGGAAAGAAAGCTTCAAGCCTACCCATACTCCAGCAGCCCAGCTAAACTCAAATG GCCGCCTGGAGCTGTGGAGGATGAACCAAAGGAACCAGGTGCTCAGAGTGAAGATCCCGAGAGAGCCCTGCAGGATTCAGAGAGCGTCATCAGCCCTTGTGCCACGGAACATGAACTGTACAAGCAGATAGCTATCTCCAGAAGGACAGTGAGTAAAGTAAGTGAACCTGTCTtggaggagaaaaggtga
- the TTC16 gene encoding tetratricopeptide repeat protein 16 isoform X1, with translation MIHIMGSPSQIILPIWIIHVNGGFKPRSTWLLNIQSCLDTACLATRDTSTGMEAAALQEEPGQSKVGLEMKTETKGLFPTAVSKENLRERSLRQIFGSSQTLRDLKDPSGVKSPTAIVQNRILEHCQRGKEFFSQGEWEKAVICYSKAINLNPQQVEFYVQKAEAFLQLCDFQSAVLNLRKAYSLSSAKEEYVERMAFIIYLQGQCLFDQEVYWDALESFTRASELQPDNSLYRRRSIACLAALNRYHDCFRLVNEELDQDSKNPDLYILRAKLHEHFSRATLCYQDVQEAIALEPRHEEAQLLMQRLLKRAQKAKNQAMNKALKGNLKDALLKITFAIENSPFDAGYLIFRGTLHRRVKDFNSAIDDYIKATELCEEEGAVAMEVQRQLLLTYNDFAVHCYTQGFFEEAVLLLNKALKGEKNEKGLYVNRGDCLFRLGELTFALADYQQALELSPMDFSLRRRVGMLLDELGLQEHKQRKYQRAVHCFSGAIKSNPRLPHYYLHRAKSRLFLQDEMSAKEDVIIALLLDPENDAVLPVVTSLFPGQTIQDIISSKIAEVAKTILERKLQAYPYSSSPAKLKWPPGAVEDEPKEPGAQSEDPERALQDSESVISPCATEHELYKQIAISRRTVSKVSEPVLEEKR, from the exons ATGATCCACATTATGGGATCCCCTTCTCAAATTATTTTACCCATTTGGATCATACATGTAAATGGCGGCTTTAAACCCAGGTCCACATGGCTGTTAAACATACAGAG CTGCCTGGATACCGCCTGCCTAGCAACGAGGGACACCAGCACTGGGATGGAGGCCGCGGCCCTGCAGGAGGAGCCTGGGCAGAGCAAA GTAGGACTGGAGATGAAGACAGAGACTAAAGGACTGTTCCCGACTGCTGTGTCCAAAGAGAATCTCCGGGAGAGATCCCTGCGACAGATCTTTGGGTCCAGCCAGACTTTGCGAGACCTCAAGGACCCCAGCGGAGTGAAGTCCCCAACAGCGATTGTGCAGAACAGGATACTGGAGCA CTGTCAGAGAGGGAAGGAGTTCTTCTCCCAAGGCGAGTGGGAGAAAGCTGTCATTTGTTATTCTAAAGCCATTAACCTGAACCCCCAACAG GTGGAGTTCTATGTACAGAAGGCAGAAGCCTTTCTCCAGCTTTGTGATTTCCAGTCTGCTGTGCTGAACCTCAGAAAGGCGTATTCCTTATCCTCTGCAAAGGAAGAATATGTAGAGCGCATGGCCTTCATTATTTACCTGCAG GGCCAATGTCTGTTTGACCAAGAGGTCTATTGGGACGCTTTGGAATCCTTCACTCGAGCctcagagctgcagcctgacaaCTCACTCTATCGCAGGAGGAG CATTGCCTGTCTCGCAGCCCTGAACAGATACCATGACTGTTTTCGGCTCGTCAATGAAGAGCTAGATCAAGACTCAAAGAACCCAGATCTGTACATCCTGAGAGCCAAGCTGCATGAGCACTTCAGTCGG GCTACCCTGTGTTACCAGGACGTCCAGGAGGCCATTGCTCTAGAGCCACGGCACGAAGAAGCTCAGCTTCTAATGCAGAGGCTGCTGAAACGAGCACAGAAAGCCAAGAACCAGGCTATGAATAAGGCCCTGAAGGGAAACCTGAAGGATGCCCTGCTCAAAATCACCTTTGCCATCGAGAACAGCCCCTTTGATGCAGGGTACTTAATCTTCAG AGGGACTCTACACAGAAGGGTCAAAGACTTCAACTCAGCCATTGATGATTACATCAAGGCCACAGAACTCTGTGAAGAAGAGGGAGCTGTGGCCATGGAGGTGCAACGGCAGCTCCTGCTCACGTACAATGACTTTGCAGTGCACTGCTATACTCAGGGCTTCTTCGAagaggctgtgctgctcctcAACAAAGCCCTGAAAGGGGAGAAGAATGAGAAGGGACTCTATGTCAACAGAGGAG ACTGCCTCTTCAGACTGGGAGAGCTAACCTTTGCCTTGGCCGATTATCAGCAAGCGCTGGAATTGAGTCCAATGGACTTTAGTTTGCGAAGACGCGTTGGTATGTTGCTGGATGAACTAGGATTGCAGGAGCACAAGCAGAG AAAGTACCAGCGGGCAGTACACTGTTTCTCTGGTGCTATCAAGAGCAACCCTCGCCTGCCACACTATTACCTGCACCGGGCCAAGAGCCGCCTGTTCCTGCAGGATGAGATGAGTGCTAAGGAGGATGTGATCATAGCTCTGTTGCTGGACCCTGAAAATGATGCG GTCCTACCTGTTGTAACCAGCCTCTTTCCAGGACAGACCATCCAGGATATTATTAGCAGCAAGATTGCAGAGGTTGCCAAAACAATCTTGGAAAGAAAGCTTCAAGCCTACCCATACTCCAGCAGCCCAGCTAAACTCAAATG GCCGCCTGGAGCTGTGGAGGATGAACCAAAGGAACCAGGTGCTCAGAGTGAAGATCCCGAGAGAGCCCTGCAGGATTCAGAGAGCGTCATCAGCCCTTGTGCCACGGAACATGAACTGTACAAGCAGATAGCTATCTCCAGAAGGACAGTGAGTAAAGTAAGTGAACCTGTCTtggaggagaaaaggtga
- the PTRH1 gene encoding probable peptidyl-tRNA hydrolase produces MLRPLPKRLGRFLSRTMSHREADPRAAGKRVLVAGLGNYGLQGTRHNVGMAVLNQLAQKLNVADQWKADRRCCADVTITNVEEAELVLMKPRRLMNINGLSVASAAETYDLRVEDIYLVHDDLDKPLGKMAIKLGGSARGHNGVRSCISSLHSDGMVRLRVGIGRPVGEALVERYVLGRFTSAEHEVLQRVLEQAADLLLEHILQRSSGKDHMPPGGKRDRTPH; encoded by the exons ATGCTGCGGCCGCTGCCCAAGCGCCTCGGGAGGTTTCTGAGCCGCACCATGAGCCACCGCGAGGCCGATCCGCGCGCCGCCGGGAAGCGGGTCCTG gtggcagggctggggaattATGGGCTGCAAGGGACCCGTCATAACGTGGGCATGGCGGTGCTCAATCAGCTGGCCCAGAAGTTGAACGTCGCTGACCAGTGGAAAGCGGACAGACGCTGCTGTGCAGACGTGACCATCACTAATGTGGAGGAAGCAGAGCTGGTGCTGATGAAACCTCGGCGGCTCATGAACATCAATGGACTCAGTGTAGCAAGCGCTG CTGAAACTTACGACCTCAGGGTAGAAGACATTTACCTGGTTCACGACGACCTGGACAAGCCGCTGGGGAAGATGGCGATAAAGCTGGGAGGCAGCGCACG GGGGCATAACGGGGTCCGTTCCTGCATCAGCTCCCTGCACTCGGAT GGCATGGTGCGGCTCAGGGTCGGCATTGGCCGGCCGGTGGGAGAAGCCCTGGTGGAGCGCTACGTGCTGGGCCGGTTCACCAGCGCTGAGCACGAGGTCCTGCAGCGCGTCCTGGAGCAGGCGGCCGACCTCCTGCTGGAACACATCCTGCAGAGGAGCAGCGGCAAGGACCACATGCCCCCTGGCGGCAAGAGGGACAGGACACCTCATTAA
- the CFAP157 gene encoding cilia- and flagella-associated protein 157 isoform X1, which translates to MAPRKKGGGGGGRKEDAAKEARPDGKAEQPLAEHSREFYLLQIRDLEKRLARYQRKWDEMRVNETLFRVEYDQMANDNKEIVAFLKKTLNQRVDEIADLNDQLLSLQQAKESEKDAFEAQLAQVRHEFQETKDQLTSENMLLSGKLAALEEFRIQKDDLLGKFAALEEQLKKQEEDHKEYIYNLERKAVLDKDRLKKEMMQRVNMVAAEFRKVSNSQMAETTKRTIRENVAINVQLAKMSDRSYDLIQENDMLKEAQAEMQKQLEMLEHNEKQMAKNSLGNQKMIWMLTNKCKEQQVLVDEYKQQKEAMQQLKEAHEMLQKENQALRQELKELKEEVRGKMVEGQSQAKLLEEEQKLRKNAERILNQAVQALKDLLQERPSDEENGDFDMMFQLRHQEMLRSLLGLLRQAITAGPPPREQVFGPQKMANREHGLESTAESQLHSALSLKSSPIISHHLLVQRGQGAQLFHNMSKTGLLSKTTRIGTVRTYTGATEPPMTSWSEEKRVKQQPILPLPEIVARCSLQGLLNK; encoded by the exons ATGGCCCCCAGGAAGaagggcggcggcggcggcggcaggaaGGAAGACGCGGCCAAGGAGGCGAGGCCGGACGGGAAGGCGGAGCAGCCCCTGGCCGAGCACAGCCGGGAGTTCTACCTGCTCCAGATCCGGGACCTGGAGAAGCGCCTGGCCCG GTACCAGCGGAAATGGGATGAGATGCGGGTGAACGAGACCCTCTTCAGGGTGGAGTATGATCAGATGGCCAACGACAACAAGGAGATCGTGGCCTTTCTCAAGAAGACCTTGAACCAGCGGGTTGATGAGATCGCTGACCTCAATGACCAGCTGCTCAGCCTGCAGCAGGCCAAAGAATCCGAGAAGGACGCTTTCGAGGCCCAGCTGGCCCAAGTTCGACACGAGTTTCAGGAGACCAAGGACCAGCTCACTTCGGAGAACATGCTGCTAA GTGGGAAGCTGGCTGCGCTGGAGGAGTTCAGGATCCAGAAGGATGATCTCTTGGGCAAGTTTGCGGCCCTAGAGGAGCAGCTGAAGAAACAAGAGGAAGATCACAAGGAGTATAtctataacctggagaggaaagctgTGCTGGACAAAGACAG gctGAAGAAGGAGATGATGCAGCGTGTTAACATGGTGGCAGCCGAGTTCCGCAAGGTCTCCAACAGTCAGATGGCCGAGACCACCAAGCGCACCATCCGCGAGAACGTCGCCATCAATGTCCAGCTGGCCAAGATGTCCGATCGCAGCTACGACCTCATCCAGGAGAATGACATGCTGAAGGAGGCCCAGGCCGAGATGCAGAAGCAACTGGAGATGCTGGAGCACAATGAGAAGCAGATGGCCAAGAACAGCCTCGGCAACCAGAAG ATGATTTGGATGCTCACCAATAAGTGCAAGGAGCAGCAGGTGCTGGTGGATGAGTACAAGCAGCAGAAGGAAGCCATGCAGCAGCTGAAGGAGGCCCATGAGATGCTGCAGAAGGAGAACCAGGCACTAAG ACAAGAGCTGAAGGAGCtgaaggaggaggtgagggggaagATGGTCGAAGGGCAGAGTCAGGCCAAGCTCCTAGAGGAAGAGCAGAAGCTCAGGAAGAATGCAGAGAGGATCCTGAACCAGGCTGTCCAAGCCCTTAAGGACCTGCTGCAG GAGAGGCCGTCTGATGAGGAGAATGGCGACTTCGACATGATGTTCCAGCTGCGCCACCAGGAGATGCTCCGGAGcctgctggggctgctgaggCAGGCGATCACGGCTGGGCCCCCACCTCGGGAGCAGGTGTTCGGGCCCCAGAAAATGGCCAACCGGGAGCATGGACTGGAGTCCACAGCAGAAAG CCAGCTGCACTCAGCCCTGAGCCTCAAGTCCTCTCCCATCATCTCGCACCACTTGCTAGtgcagcgggggcagggggcgcagcTCTTTCACAACATGAGCAAGACGGGTCTGCTGTCCAAGACCACCCGCATCGGGACCGTTCGCACCTACACCGGCGCCACGGAG CCACCGATGACTTCCTGGTCGGAGGAGAAACGGGTGAAGCAGCAGCCGATTCTGCCCCTGCCAGAGATAGTGGCCAGATGCTCCTTGCAGGGCCTGCTGAACAAATAG
- the CFAP157 gene encoding cilia- and flagella-associated protein 157 isoform X2: MAPRKKGGGGGGRKEDAAKEARPDGKAEQPLAEHSREFYLLQIRDLEKRLARYQRKWDEMRVNETLFRVEYDQMANDNKEIVAFLKKTLNQRVDEIADLNDQLLSLQQAKESEKDAFEAQLAQVRHEFQETKDQLTSENMLLSGKLAALEEFRIQKDDLLGKFAALEEQLKKQEEDHKEYIYNLERKAVLDKDRLKKEMMQRVNMVAAEFRKVSNSQMAETTKRTIRENVAINVQLAKMSDRSYDLIQENDMLKEAQAEMQKQLEMLEHNEKQMAKNSLGNQKMIWMLTNKCKEQQVLVDEYKQQKEAMQQLKEAHEMLQKENQALRQELKELKEEVRGKMVEGQSQAKLLEEEQKLRKNAERILNQAVQALKDLLQERPSDEENGDFDMMFQLRHQEMLRSLLGLLRQAITAGPPPREQVFGPQKMANREHGLESTAESQLHSALSLKSSPIISHHLLVQRGQGAQLFHNMSKTGLLSKTTRIGTVRTYTGATEGQGKLIQVPEALACPAPPPERDGVTDWHDSV; encoded by the exons ATGGCCCCCAGGAAGaagggcggcggcggcggcggcaggaaGGAAGACGCGGCCAAGGAGGCGAGGCCGGACGGGAAGGCGGAGCAGCCCCTGGCCGAGCACAGCCGGGAGTTCTACCTGCTCCAGATCCGGGACCTGGAGAAGCGCCTGGCCCG GTACCAGCGGAAATGGGATGAGATGCGGGTGAACGAGACCCTCTTCAGGGTGGAGTATGATCAGATGGCCAACGACAACAAGGAGATCGTGGCCTTTCTCAAGAAGACCTTGAACCAGCGGGTTGATGAGATCGCTGACCTCAATGACCAGCTGCTCAGCCTGCAGCAGGCCAAAGAATCCGAGAAGGACGCTTTCGAGGCCCAGCTGGCCCAAGTTCGACACGAGTTTCAGGAGACCAAGGACCAGCTCACTTCGGAGAACATGCTGCTAA GTGGGAAGCTGGCTGCGCTGGAGGAGTTCAGGATCCAGAAGGATGATCTCTTGGGCAAGTTTGCGGCCCTAGAGGAGCAGCTGAAGAAACAAGAGGAAGATCACAAGGAGTATAtctataacctggagaggaaagctgTGCTGGACAAAGACAG gctGAAGAAGGAGATGATGCAGCGTGTTAACATGGTGGCAGCCGAGTTCCGCAAGGTCTCCAACAGTCAGATGGCCGAGACCACCAAGCGCACCATCCGCGAGAACGTCGCCATCAATGTCCAGCTGGCCAAGATGTCCGATCGCAGCTACGACCTCATCCAGGAGAATGACATGCTGAAGGAGGCCCAGGCCGAGATGCAGAAGCAACTGGAGATGCTGGAGCACAATGAGAAGCAGATGGCCAAGAACAGCCTCGGCAACCAGAAG ATGATTTGGATGCTCACCAATAAGTGCAAGGAGCAGCAGGTGCTGGTGGATGAGTACAAGCAGCAGAAGGAAGCCATGCAGCAGCTGAAGGAGGCCCATGAGATGCTGCAGAAGGAGAACCAGGCACTAAG ACAAGAGCTGAAGGAGCtgaaggaggaggtgagggggaagATGGTCGAAGGGCAGAGTCAGGCCAAGCTCCTAGAGGAAGAGCAGAAGCTCAGGAAGAATGCAGAGAGGATCCTGAACCAGGCTGTCCAAGCCCTTAAGGACCTGCTGCAG GAGAGGCCGTCTGATGAGGAGAATGGCGACTTCGACATGATGTTCCAGCTGCGCCACCAGGAGATGCTCCGGAGcctgctggggctgctgaggCAGGCGATCACGGCTGGGCCCCCACCTCGGGAGCAGGTGTTCGGGCCCCAGAAAATGGCCAACCGGGAGCATGGACTGGAGTCCACAGCAGAAAG CCAGCTGCACTCAGCCCTGAGCCTCAAGTCCTCTCCCATCATCTCGCACCACTTGCTAGtgcagcgggggcagggggcgcagcTCTTTCACAACATGAGCAAGACGGGTCTGCTGTCCAAGACCACCCGCATCGGGACCGTTCGCACCTACACCGGCGCCACGGAG GGTCAGGGGAAGCTTATCCAAGTGCCAGAGGCAttggcctgccctgccccacctccagaGAGGGATGGAGTGACCGACTGGCATGACAGTGTTTGA